One Ostrea edulis chromosome 2, xbOstEdul1.1, whole genome shotgun sequence genomic region harbors:
- the LOC125678233 gene encoding osteoclast-stimulating factor 1-like, which yields MSAPMSVANAAVNGDVTLLKQILRQGANVNERSKDGMTPLALAAFWGYADVVECLMQQGANVDACNKGTQWTALHCAAFQGHGKVIMKLMEHNPNVELKDNQGRTAVDFASALDAIWPFFAAAGCKRTTKSDLIRMDIVKRVTHVDPTLPKSEIAHFSRPGSAYVIKSQPLHGNSPMDTNMTVASMNGDVLAGLPEEPEVPSSRTPQINLSMLNNF from the exons ATGTCTGCGCCCATGAGCGTTGCTAACGCCGCGGTAAACGGCGATGTTACG CTCTTGAAGCAAATTCTGAGGCAGGGTGCAAATGTCAATGAGAGATCCAAAGATGGTATGACCCCACTTGCTCTGGCTGCTTTCTGGGGATATGCAGATGTAGTGGAATGTCTTATGCAACAAgg AGCAAATGTAGATGCTTGCAATAAAGGAACACAGTGGACTGCCCTACACTGTGCAGCATTCCAAGGCCATGGGAAAGTTATCATGAAACTAATGGAGCATAATCCTAATGTTGAACTGAAAGACAACCAGGGCAG AACAGCTGTTGACTTTGCATCAGCATTGGATGCAATATGGCCATTTTTTGCAG CTGCTGGTTGCAAAAGAACCACAAAGTCTGATTTGATAAGAATGGACATTGTGAAAAGG GTTACACATGTGGATCCAACACTTCCCAAATCAGAAATTGCGCATTTCTCTCGTCCCGGCTCAGCCTACGTAATTAAATCACAACCATTACACGGAAACAGTCCTATGGATACTAACATGACTGTGGCCTCAATGAACGGAGATGTGTTAGCGGGACTTCCTGAGGAACCAGAGGTTCCTAGTTCAAGGACACCGCAAATTAATCTAAGCATGCTCAACAACTTTTGA